Proteins from one Salaquimonas pukyongi genomic window:
- a CDS encoding TIGR02301 family protein: MKTLSFYSLFAVLFLMGGPLGHPVPAGAQEQSGGAAEETQDNEAGPAQPAIKTLPPAYEEQLMRLSEILGALHYLRNLCGTGEGQTWREEMQKLIAAEKPSEQSQAQMIAAFNRGFRGYAEIHRECNDPAIEAANQFLAQGTRIAAEIPNRYGR; the protein is encoded by the coding sequence ATGAAAACCCTGTCCTTCTACAGCTTGTTTGCCGTGCTTTTTCTGATGGGTGGACCCCTGGGTCATCCGGTTCCTGCCGGTGCCCAGGAGCAGTCCGGCGGTGCTGCGGAAGAAACGCAGGACAATGAAGCCGGCCCTGCTCAGCCGGCAATCAAGACCCTTCCGCCTGCCTATGAAGAGCAGTTGATGCGGCTGTCAGAAATTCTCGGCGCCCTGCACTACCTTCGCAATCTGTGCGGAACGGGAGAAGGACAGACCTGGCGGGAGGAAATGCAGAAGCTGATTGCAGCTGAAAAGCCCAGCGAGCAGAGCCAGGCACAGATGATTGCCGCCTTTAACCGGGGGTTTCGCGGCTATGCGGAAATCCACCGCGAGTGCAATGATCCGGCCATTGAGGCGGCAAACCAGTTTCTGGCGCAAGGAACCAGAATAGCGGCTGAAATTCCAAACCGTTACGGCCGCTGA
- a CDS encoding DUF3179 domain-containing protein, with the protein MLPAAKLRLQAAILAITAALLVMVPAIAGADPNPKSWENWKTDFSKSNIPLSEVVSGGPPKDGIPAIDDPKFVAAGEAELDDREPVIVFTHNEETKAYPLSVLMWHEIANDRVGGHPFAVTYCPLCNAAIVFDAQLDGKRYDFGTTGRLRNSDLLMYDRQTESWWQQFSGKAVIGALTGRKLKMMPSRLEAFGRFRERHGDAKVLVPNNPSLRDYGRNPYVAYDGRDAPYPLYTGTLPQDINPMARVVIVRQEGKQPWP; encoded by the coding sequence ATGTTGCCAGCTGCCAAACTGCGCCTGCAGGCGGCCATTCTTGCAATTACTGCTGCCTTGCTTGTGATGGTGCCGGCGATTGCCGGCGCCGACCCAAATCCGAAGAGCTGGGAGAACTGGAAGACGGATTTTTCCAAATCGAACATCCCGCTTTCGGAGGTGGTATCCGGCGGCCCGCCCAAGGACGGTATTCCTGCAATCGACGATCCGAAATTCGTTGCTGCCGGTGAAGCGGAGCTCGACGACCGCGAGCCGGTCATCGTTTTTACCCATAATGAAGAAACCAAAGCCTATCCGCTGTCGGTTCTCATGTGGCATGAAATCGCCAACGACAGGGTTGGCGGGCACCCGTTTGCGGTCACCTATTGCCCCCTGTGCAATGCTGCGATTGTCTTCGATGCCCAACTTGACGGAAAGCGCTACGACTTCGGCACTACGGGCCGGCTGAGAAATTCCGACCTGCTGATGTATGACCGCCAGACCGAAAGCTGGTGGCAGCAGTTTTCCGGCAAAGCGGTCATCGGCGCCCTCACCGGCCGCAAGCTCAAGATGATGCCGTCACGGCTGGAAGCTTTCGGCAGGTTTCGCGAGCGCCATGGCGATGCCAAGGTGCTGGTGCCCAACAACCCCTCTCTGCGCGACTATGGACGCAATCCGTATGTTGCCTATGACGGCCGCGACGCGCCCTACCCGCTGTATACCGGAACCCTGCCGCAGGACATCAACCCGATGGCCCGGGTGGTGATCGTGCGGCAGGAGGGGAAGCAGCCCTGGCCGTGA
- a CDS encoding NUDIX hydrolase, whose amino-acid sequence MGCPVLGGLDAKRNAALQDNCPPSPHPRPGTSIAVVKNGKVLLVKRGKEPFKGYWAFPGGGQALGERLEETARRELAEETALTARHLEFLGFADRIAHGEDGIVTHHHVLARFLCTAFDGEPRAGGDAHELRWVSLAEAATLDTVPHLLELIGGALERARAGRQAFTKR is encoded by the coding sequence ATGGGCTGTCCTGTCCTGGGTGGACTTGATGCCAAAAGGAATGCAGCGCTGCAAGACAATTGTCCCCCATCCCCCCACCCAAGACCAGGCACTTCCATCGCTGTCGTCAAGAACGGCAAAGTGCTGCTGGTAAAGCGCGGCAAGGAGCCGTTCAAGGGATACTGGGCATTTCCCGGTGGCGGACAGGCGTTGGGCGAAAGGCTGGAAGAAACCGCCCGCCGGGAACTTGCCGAGGAAACGGCGCTGACTGCCCGGCACCTCGAGTTTCTCGGATTTGCCGACCGCATCGCACACGGTGAGGACGGCATCGTCACCCATCATCATGTCCTGGCGCGGTTCCTGTGCACGGCATTTGATGGGGAGCCGCGTGCCGGCGGCGACGCGCACGAGCTGCGCTGGGTAAGCCTTGCAGAAGCAGCCACCCTTGATACCGTTCCGCACCTGCTGGAGCTGATCGGCGGCGCCCTGGAAAGGGCACGCGCTGGCCGACAGGCTTTCACCAAAAGGTGA
- a CDS encoding SOS response-associated peptidase → MCGRFSLTAAPDAVAEIFDLDDIEDFPPRYNIAPTQPVLTVFNGPAGRREARLVRWGLVPAWVKDPGDFTLLVNARSETAAEKPSFRNAMRHRRVLVPASGFYEWHRPADKKAPRQAYWIKPADGGIDGTGLVCFAGLMETWTGANGSEIDTGCILTVQSNDQIGNIHHRMPVVIEPKDFSRWLDCASQEPRHVADLLQPAANGFFEAVPISDKVNKVANAGPDIQQPVEPGIGHNSAGSKQVEKADPSGSGGNSQYSLF, encoded by the coding sequence ATGTGCGGACGATTTTCACTGACGGCGGCCCCGGATGCGGTCGCCGAAATTTTCGACCTTGATGATATCGAGGATTTTCCGCCGCGATACAACATTGCGCCAACCCAGCCGGTGCTGACGGTTTTCAATGGTCCTGCCGGCAGGCGGGAAGCACGTCTGGTACGCTGGGGGCTCGTTCCTGCATGGGTGAAGGATCCCGGCGATTTCACCCTGCTTGTCAATGCGCGCAGCGAAACGGCAGCCGAAAAGCCGTCTTTCCGCAACGCCATGCGTCACCGCAGGGTATTGGTGCCCGCGTCGGGTTTCTACGAATGGCACCGCCCGGCGGACAAAAAAGCTCCAAGGCAGGCATACTGGATCAAGCCCGCCGATGGCGGCATCGATGGCACCGGTTTGGTCTGCTTTGCCGGCCTGATGGAAACCTGGACCGGAGCAAATGGAAGCGAAATCGACACGGGCTGCATTCTGACGGTTCAGTCCAACGACCAGATCGGCAATATTCATCACCGCATGCCGGTCGTCATCGAACCGAAGGATTTCAGCAGGTGGCTGGACTGCGCCAGCCAGGAGCCGCGCCATGTCGCCGATCTGCTGCAGCCTGCCGCGAACGGATTTTTCGAGGCGGTACCCATATCCGACAAGGTCAACAAGGTTGCCAATGCCGGCCCCGATATCCAGCAGCCGGTCGAGCCGGGCATCGGTCACAACAGTGCCGGTTCAAAGCAGGTCGAAAAAGCAGACCCCTCCGGCAGTGGCGGCAACAGCCAGTATTCGCTGTTTTGA
- a CDS encoding LysE/ArgO family amino acid transporter, producing MILPALSGFVLSGSLIIAIGAQNAYILRMGLAQHHVFWLCLFCAVSDAVLIILGVAGLGALVEANPGTLNIFALGGALFLFSYAALAFKRALNPAAMQLENGSKPSLLKALSTCAAFTWLNPHVYLDTVMLIGAYAAQYAPVERMAYGAGAVLASFVWFFALGYGAQLLAPVFSRRAAWQALDIAIAVIMAVLAASLLRQVF from the coding sequence ATGATCCTGCCGGCCCTTTCGGGGTTTGTCCTGAGCGGTTCGCTGATCATCGCGATCGGCGCCCAAAACGCCTACATCCTGCGCATGGGGTTGGCGCAGCACCATGTGTTCTGGCTCTGCCTGTTTTGTGCAGTGTCCGATGCGGTGTTGATCATCCTCGGCGTGGCCGGGCTTGGTGCACTGGTGGAGGCAAATCCCGGCACGTTGAACATCTTCGCGCTTGGCGGAGCCCTGTTCCTGTTTTCCTATGCCGCCCTTGCCTTCAAGCGGGCGCTGAACCCCGCTGCCATGCAGCTTGAAAACGGCAGCAAGCCGTCCCTCCTGAAGGCACTTTCAACCTGTGCGGCCTTCACCTGGCTCAATCCCCATGTCTATCTCGACACGGTAATGCTGATCGGTGCCTATGCGGCACAATATGCGCCGGTGGAGCGCATGGCCTATGGTGCCGGCGCTGTACTGGCGTCCTTTGTGTGGTTTTTTGCTCTCGGTTATGGCGCACAACTGCTTGCGCCGGTGTTTTCCCGGCGCGCCGCATGGCAGGCCCTCGACATTGCGATCGCCGTCATCATGGCCGTGCTGGCAGCAAGCCTGCTCAGGCAGGTCTTCTGA
- the cysS gene encoding cysteine--tRNA ligase, whose translation MSGKPTLTLYNTLTRRKEAFSPIDADNVRMYVCGPTVYDFAHIGNARPVIVFDVLFRLLQHLYGEAHVTYVRNITDVDDKINARALRDFGDGISAGKMSLNEAIRNVTEKTAGQFHADAEALGCLLPTHEPRATEHIGGMVAMIQTLIDKGNAYLVQGPEGAEILFDIVSMPAYGALSNRKLDEQQAGARIDVKDHKKNPGDFVLWKESSAEQPGWEGRFSIDGKACVIHGRPGWHIECSVMSKTHLGEVFDIHGGGLDLIFPHHENEIAQSCCAHGTERMANLWMHNGYLQVEGRKMSKSEGNFVTIDDLLNTEKFGGRKWPGEVLRLAMLMTHYREPIDFSIKRLEEAESILAKWRHGDPQAGKVSGKVIGQLLEDLNTPGAIRALHALKDDEDFAASAQLLGILPQPVEAVLSEAEIAAACEQRLAFIREKNWAQADRIRDELLAQGVQLKDGKDPDTGERVTSWEVKR comes from the coding sequence ATGTCCGGCAAGCCGACCCTTACCCTTTACAATACGCTGACGCGCCGCAAGGAGGCTTTCAGCCCGATCGATGCGGACAATGTACGCATGTATGTCTGCGGGCCGACGGTCTATGATTTCGCCCATATCGGCAATGCGCGGCCGGTCATCGTGTTCGACGTTCTGTTTCGCCTGCTTCAGCATCTGTACGGCGAAGCGCATGTTACCTATGTGCGCAACATCACCGACGTCGACGACAAGATCAACGCCCGTGCCCTGCGCGATTTCGGCGACGGGATTTCCGCCGGCAAGATGTCGCTCAACGAGGCGATCCGTAACGTCACGGAAAAGACGGCGGGACAGTTTCATGCGGATGCAGAGGCGCTTGGCTGCCTTCTGCCTACCCATGAACCGCGCGCCACCGAACACATCGGCGGCATGGTGGCGATGATCCAGACCCTCATCGACAAGGGCAACGCCTATCTGGTGCAGGGGCCGGAAGGGGCGGAAATCCTGTTCGATATCGTTTCCATGCCGGCCTATGGTGCCCTGTCCAATCGCAAACTGGACGAGCAGCAGGCCGGCGCGCGCATCGATGTGAAGGATCACAAGAAGAACCCAGGCGATTTCGTGCTGTGGAAGGAGTCTTCGGCTGAACAGCCCGGCTGGGAAGGGCGCTTTTCGATTGACGGCAAAGCGTGCGTAATTCACGGCCGCCCGGGCTGGCACATCGAGTGCTCGGTGATGTCGAAAACCCATCTTGGCGAAGTGTTCGATATCCATGGCGGCGGGCTCGATCTCATCTTTCCCCATCATGAGAACGAGATTGCCCAATCGTGCTGCGCCCACGGCACGGAGCGAATGGCAAACCTGTGGATGCACAATGGCTACCTTCAGGTCGAAGGGCGCAAGATGTCGAAGTCGGAAGGCAATTTCGTCACCATTGACGATCTTCTGAACACGGAAAAATTCGGCGGACGCAAATGGCCTGGGGAAGTTCTCCGCCTTGCCATGTTGATGACACATTATCGGGAGCCTATCGATTTCAGCATCAAGCGGCTGGAGGAAGCGGAGAGCATTCTCGCCAAATGGCGGCACGGCGATCCGCAAGCCGGCAAGGTGAGCGGCAAGGTCATCGGGCAACTTCTTGAAGATCTGAATACGCCAGGGGCGATACGCGCCCTGCATGCATTGAAGGATGACGAGGATTTCGCCGCGTCAGCGCAATTGCTGGGTATTCTTCCGCAGCCGGTGGAAGCTGTGTTGAGTGAGGCGGAGATCGCTGCGGCGTGTGAGCAGCGTCTCGCCTTTATCCGCGAGAAGAATTGGGCGCAGGCGGACCGCATCCGCGACGAGTTGCTGGCCCAGGGGGTTCAACTCAAGGATGGCAAGGATCCTGACACCGGCGAACGCGTTACGTCGTGGGAAGTAAAGCGCTAG
- a CDS encoding GFA family protein produces MYENHAPLLQEDDSDEDPDNSGVYTGGCQCGAIRFRMEGKSDDRSICHCRMCQKAFGNFYAPLVNTRGVKFEWTRGEPRRWRSSNHVLRGFCEKCGTPLTYEAEDGLAVAIGAFDHPELLTPIIQYGVESKIEWLDDLDTLPARHTMDDIDTAPFLDDIDSHQHPDHDTNSWPEPEDE; encoded by the coding sequence ATGTACGAAAACCACGCCCCGCTGCTTCAGGAAGACGACAGCGACGAAGATCCGGACAATAGCGGTGTTTATACCGGCGGCTGCCAATGCGGCGCCATCCGGTTTCGCATGGAGGGAAAATCCGACGACCGCTCGATATGCCATTGCCGCATGTGCCAGAAGGCGTTCGGCAATTTCTATGCGCCGCTCGTCAACACGCGCGGGGTGAAGTTTGAGTGGACGCGCGGTGAACCCAGGCGCTGGCGGTCCTCCAACCATGTGCTGCGCGGTTTTTGCGAAAAATGCGGAACGCCGCTTACCTATGAGGCCGAAGACGGGTTGGCGGTCGCCATCGGTGCCTTCGATCATCCCGAATTGCTGACACCGATCATACAGTATGGCGTGGAATCGAAGATCGAATGGCTTGACGACCTCGATACGCTCCCGGCGCGTCATACGATGGACGACATCGATACTGCGCCTTTCCTCGACGATATCGACAGCCATCAACACCCCGATCACGACACCAACTCCTGGCCGGAGCCGGAGGATGAGTGA
- the cimA gene encoding citramalate synthase, translating into MTRQRLYLFDTTLRDGQQTPGLDFSVADKIDIAAMLDELGLDYVEGGYPGANPTDTEFFSKKRTRNAAFVGFGMTKRHGVSVSNDPGLAGLLAADCDAICFVAKSWDYHVKVALGCSNEENLETISGSVEAAVAAGREAMIDCEHFFDGYKANPAYALSCARAAYDAGARWIVLCDTNGGAQPAEVTQIVEQVIEAGIPGDNLGIHAHDDTGQAVANSLAAVEAGVRQIQGTLNGVGERCGNANLTTIIPTLALKPVYADRFETAIGPRQLEQLTRISHKFDELINQAPYHQAPYVGSSAFATKAGIHASAILKAPDTYEHVGPESVGNRRRLMVSDQGGKSNFIAELQRKDIEVEKDNPALDSLISIVKEREAKGFAYEAAEASFELLARRHLGTVPQFFRVESFRTQVERRFNARGDVVTVSEAVVKVEVDGKMFLSVAEGHGPVNALDQALRKDLGKYQSQIEDLELVDYKVRILNGGTEAVTRVLIESTDDSGERWSTIGVSDNIIDASFQALTDSINYKLMKSAS; encoded by the coding sequence ATGACCCGCCAACGCCTTTATCTTTTCGACACCACCTTGCGCGACGGCCAGCAGACGCCGGGCCTTGATTTCTCCGTCGCCGACAAGATCGACATCGCCGCAATGCTGGACGAACTGGGCCTTGACTACGTTGAGGGCGGTTATCCCGGTGCCAATCCGACCGACACGGAGTTCTTTTCAAAAAAGCGTACAAGGAATGCGGCCTTTGTCGGGTTCGGCATGACCAAACGCCATGGCGTATCAGTCTCCAACGATCCCGGTCTTGCCGGTCTTCTTGCCGCCGATTGCGACGCCATCTGCTTCGTTGCAAAAAGCTGGGACTATCACGTCAAGGTCGCCCTTGGTTGCAGCAATGAAGAAAACCTCGAGACGATTTCCGGCTCGGTAGAGGCGGCCGTGGCTGCCGGTCGTGAGGCGATGATCGACTGTGAGCACTTCTTCGACGGCTACAAGGCCAATCCCGCTTACGCGCTCTCCTGTGCAAGGGCCGCTTATGACGCGGGCGCAAGATGGATCGTGCTGTGCGATACCAATGGCGGCGCCCAGCCGGCGGAAGTGACGCAAATTGTCGAACAGGTGATCGAGGCTGGCATCCCTGGGGACAATCTCGGCATTCATGCCCATGACGATACCGGCCAGGCGGTGGCAAATTCACTCGCCGCGGTCGAAGCTGGTGTCCGCCAGATCCAGGGAACGCTGAACGGGGTCGGCGAGCGCTGCGGCAATGCCAACCTGACCACCATCATCCCGACGCTGGCGCTCAAGCCCGTTTATGCCGATCGGTTCGAAACGGCCATCGGCCCCCGCCAGCTTGAACAGCTGACGAGGATTTCCCACAAGTTCGACGAACTCATCAATCAGGCGCCCTATCATCAGGCGCCTTATGTCGGCTCGTCGGCCTTTGCCACCAAGGCCGGCATTCACGCCTCCGCCATCCTCAAGGCGCCCGACACCTATGAACATGTCGGCCCTGAAAGCGTCGGCAACCGCCGCCGCCTGATGGTCTCCGATCAGGGTGGCAAGTCGAATTTCATTGCAGAGTTGCAGCGCAAGGACATCGAGGTCGAAAAAGACAACCCGGCGCTGGATTCGCTGATTTCCATCGTCAAGGAGCGCGAGGCGAAGGGATTTGCCTACGAGGCGGCCGAAGCCAGCTTTGAACTGCTGGCGCGCCGCCATCTGGGAACGGTGCCGCAGTTTTTCCGGGTCGAGTCCTTCCGCACCCAGGTTGAGCGCCGCTTCAATGCGCGGGGCGATGTGGTCACGGTTTCCGAGGCCGTGGTGAAGGTCGAAGTGGATGGAAAAATGTTCCTCTCGGTCGCCGAGGGCCATGGCCCCGTCAACGCCCTCGACCAGGCTTTGCGCAAGGACCTTGGAAAATATCAAAGCCAGATCGAGGACCTTGAACTGGTGGACTACAAGGTGCGCATCCTCAATGGCGGCACGGAAGCCGTCACCCGGGTGCTGATCGAATCGACCGACGACAGCGGCGAGCGCTGGTCGACCATCGGCGTTTCCGATAACATCATCGACGCCTCATTCCAGGCGCTGACCGATTCGATCAATTACAAGCTGATGAAATCGGCCTCCTGA
- the rarD gene encoding EamA family transporter RarD, with the protein MRVAEAEPKTVKPVSGDTRAGFFYALTAYLLWGFLPLYMKLLEDIDAFQVMAHRALWSLPVAGAILWWMGRTGDILPTLKSPKRLGILFLTATIISTNWTIYVWAISVERTLETALGYYINPLITVAMGAVFLGERFTRAQRLALAIATLAVVLLTLRGGVFPWISLVLAFTFATYGFLRKTVDVGPTQGFLVEVMLLAPFAFAFIAWREVSGQGAFFEGTDYTALLIGCGPVTAIPLILYAFGAKGLRLSTIGLMQYIAPTMIFLIGLFVFREPFSFWQAVAFVMIWAALAIYTWSAFRKPA; encoded by the coding sequence ATGCGTGTGGCGGAAGCCGAACCCAAGACCGTCAAGCCTGTGTCCGGCGACACCAGGGCCGGTTTTTTCTATGCGCTGACAGCCTATCTGCTGTGGGGGTTCCTGCCGCTTTACATGAAGCTGCTGGAGGATATCGATGCCTTCCAGGTGATGGCACACCGCGCGCTCTGGTCCCTGCCAGTGGCAGGCGCGATTCTTTGGTGGATGGGGCGTACCGGCGACATCCTGCCAACCCTGAAAAGTCCAAAGCGGCTCGGCATCCTTTTCCTTACCGCAACGATCATTTCAACCAACTGGACCATCTATGTATGGGCGATTTCGGTTGAGCGGACGCTAGAAACCGCGCTTGGCTATTACATCAATCCGCTCATCACGGTTGCCATGGGAGCGGTTTTCCTGGGTGAGCGGTTCACCCGGGCACAGCGTCTTGCGCTGGCAATTGCAACCCTTGCCGTCGTTCTACTTACCCTGCGCGGCGGTGTCTTTCCGTGGATCAGCCTGGTGCTTGCTTTCACGTTCGCCACCTATGGCTTTCTGCGCAAGACCGTTGATGTCGGCCCGACCCAGGGCTTTCTGGTCGAGGTCATGTTGCTGGCGCCCTTTGCCTTCGCCTTTATCGCCTGGCGCGAGGTTTCAGGACAGGGGGCGTTTTTCGAAGGCACGGACTATACCGCTCTGCTGATCGGTTGCGGGCCGGTAACCGCCATTCCGCTCATTCTCTATGCGTTCGGTGCCAAGGGCCTGCGGCTTTCAACCATCGGCTTGATGCAATATATCGCGCCGACGATGATCTTCCTCATCGGACTGTTTGTCTTCCGCGAACCGTTCTCCTTCTGGCAGGCCGTAGCCTTTGTCATGATCTGGGCGGCGCTGGCGATTTACACCTGGTCGGCCTTTCGCAAGCCGGCTTAG
- a CDS encoding TIGR00730 family Rossman fold protein encodes MAEISSICVYCGSQPGNHPAFREAARILGRTMAERDICLVYGGGGMGIMGEISRSVIEHGGKVTGVIPEFLISKERGTMGCDDDDGELGEVVVTRDMHERKTRMFELSQAFVALPGGIGTLEEVVEMLTWAQLGRHDYPVVFANIEGFWDPLIDLLSHMAEAGFIHTSQRLKPMVVRDPANIVEEILNA; translated from the coding sequence ATGGCCGAAATCTCCTCCATTTGTGTTTATTGCGGCTCCCAGCCAGGCAATCATCCCGCCTTTCGGGAAGCAGCGCGAATTCTCGGCAGAACCATGGCGGAGCGGGATATCTGCCTTGTCTATGGCGGTGGCGGAATGGGCATCATGGGTGAAATCTCCCGCTCGGTGATCGAGCATGGCGGGAAGGTAACCGGTGTCATCCCCGAATTCCTGATCTCCAAGGAACGCGGCACCATGGGATGTGATGATGACGATGGCGAACTGGGCGAAGTGGTTGTTACCCGCGACATGCACGAGCGCAAAACCAGGATGTTCGAACTGTCGCAGGCCTTTGTGGCACTGCCGGGCGGGATCGGAACGCTGGAGGAAGTGGTCGAGATGCTGACGTGGGCGCAGCTTGGCAGGCACGACTATCCGGTGGTCTTTGCCAATATCGAGGGGTTCTGGGATCCGCTGATCGACCTCCTGTCGCACATGGCCGAAGCTGGCTTCATTCACACCAGCCAGCGGCTGAAGCCGATGGTGGTGCGCGATCCGGCAAACATCGTTGAGGAAATTCTCAACGCGTGA
- a CDS encoding LysM peptidoglycan-binding domain-containing protein has protein sequence MAFTLFGKSGLASLLTTGKSGIAAALTVSAGAAVGAGTLIKNDAGEPLISSLLSSPPAVESEAVPESGESSKAPATGQSEPQQLAALPEDGGQAEETVVAEDPPGTPRFDILRVEPDGSVVVAGSAIADSAVEILSGSDVVGKGKAGASGDFAIVFDDPLPPGDHELVIRAVPKEGEPVLSAETGIVSIPEQGDEAGQVLAMVSRDGAASRILQGPGSSQPAEPVAEAAAEPEAPVEEEVAEAPAEEEIEPAVAAAEPSVPVMVQAVDVEKDRLFVAGRGEPGATVRIYLDDEFKGEAKVAPQGAFLIELAQSLEPGRHQLRADMIGRGGKDVASRAQVFVDHEPEEPRQVAEVPVQEPQAAESDIPQAETPSTAAAEAAASDGVQETEAITQADTAPETETAVEAEQAEVAQAEAQPVITTGRSVIIRRGDNLWHISRRMLGEGKRYTLIFEANSDQIRNPDLIFPGQVFEVPGNEETAGTGSSSSG, from the coding sequence ATGGCGTTCACATTATTCGGAAAATCGGGTCTTGCATCGCTCTTGACCACGGGAAAATCGGGCATTGCCGCAGCGCTTACGGTAAGTGCGGGCGCAGCAGTCGGTGCCGGTACGCTGATCAAGAATGATGCCGGCGAACCGTTGATCTCTTCTCTTTTGTCTTCTCCGCCCGCCGTCGAATCGGAAGCCGTACCCGAAAGTGGCGAATCATCAAAGGCACCGGCCACAGGCCAAAGCGAGCCGCAACAACTGGCGGCCCTGCCCGAGGATGGTGGGCAGGCTGAGGAAACAGTGGTGGCCGAGGACCCGCCGGGCACGCCGCGTTTTGACATTCTGCGGGTCGAACCCGACGGTTCCGTGGTGGTTGCGGGTTCTGCGATTGCAGACAGTGCAGTTGAAATTCTCTCCGGCAGCGATGTGGTGGGCAAAGGCAAGGCCGGGGCTTCCGGCGACTTTGCCATTGTGTTCGATGATCCGCTGCCGCCGGGCGACCACGAACTGGTAATCCGCGCCGTTCCCAAGGAAGGTGAGCCGGTGCTTTCAGCAGAAACCGGCATCGTATCCATACCCGAGCAGGGCGATGAGGCTGGCCAGGTGCTTGCCATGGTCTCCCGCGACGGGGCCGCATCCCGCATTCTCCAGGGCCCTGGCAGCAGTCAGCCGGCAGAGCCGGTGGCTGAAGCCGCCGCTGAGCCGGAAGCGCCGGTTGAAGAAGAAGTGGCCGAGGCTCCTGCCGAAGAAGAAATCGAACCGGCGGTTGCTGCCGCTGAACCCTCCGTGCCGGTCATGGTTCAGGCGGTCGATGTTGAAAAGGATCGTCTGTTCGTCGCCGGCAGGGGAGAACCCGGCGCGACGGTGCGCATCTATCTGGATGATGAATTCAAGGGTGAGGCCAAGGTGGCGCCCCAGGGGGCCTTTTTGATTGAACTGGCACAAAGCCTCGAGCCGGGCAGGCACCAGCTTCGCGCCGACATGATCGGAAGGGGTGGAAAAGACGTCGCCTCCCGAGCCCAGGTTTTCGTCGATCATGAGCCGGAAGAGCCCCGGCAGGTCGCCGAGGTGCCCGTGCAAGAGCCGCAGGCAGCTGAAAGCGATATCCCACAGGCAGAGACGCCATCGACCGCTGCTGCAGAGGCCGCAGCTTCTGATGGGGTACAGGAAACGGAAGCGATCACTCAGGCGGATACCGCCCCGGAAACCGAAACCGCCGTTGAAGCAGAACAGGCTGAAGTGGCGCAGGCAGAAGCGCAACCGGTCATTACCACCGGGCGATCGGTCATCATTCGCCGCGGCGACAATCTGTGGCACATTTCCCGGCGGATGCTGGGTGAAGGCAAGCGCTATACGCTCATTTTCGAAGCCAACAGCGACCAGATCCGCAATCCTGACCTGATTTTTCCCGGGCAGGTGTTTGAGGTTCCAGGCAATGAGGAAACCGCCGGAACCGGCAGTTCCAGCTCGGGATAG
- a CDS encoding ArsR/SmtB family transcription factor, which produces MAEGFKALSHPSRIEIIRKLSTQDYCCAGDFCCCMPIAQSTVSQHLEMLKTAGIIEWKAQGTKSIYTLNRSRLNELVTALQHLAADEQPEISDLNTVASSVTPEGTGKAGS; this is translated from the coding sequence ATGGCGGAGGGATTCAAGGCTCTTTCCCATCCCTCACGGATCGAGATCATCCGCAAGCTTTCCACCCAGGACTATTGCTGCGCCGGGGATTTCTGCTGCTGCATGCCGATCGCCCAATCGACCGTTTCCCAGCATCTGGAAATGCTGAAGACGGCGGGAATTATCGAATGGAAGGCACAGGGAACCAAGTCCATCTATACCCTTAACCGAAGCCGCCTGAATGAACTGGTCACCGCCCTGCAGCACCTTGCTGCAGATGAGCAGCCGGAAATTTCGGACCTCAACACCGTGGCCTCATCGGTGACGCCCGAAGGAACCGGGAAAGCCGGTTCATGA